From Amphritea atlantica, a single genomic window includes:
- the paaY gene encoding phenylacetic acid degradation protein PaaY, whose translation MKVYSIDGITPVVDPTAYVHPTAVLIGDVIIGPGCYVGPAACLRGDFGRLELKKGANLQDTCVMHGFPGTDTVVEEDGHIGHGAVLHGCVIGKNALVGMNSVIMDGAVIGESAIVAAMSFVKASMDVPARTLVAGSPARVIKELTDKEIDWKSAGTRQYQELAIRSMNTMQEVEALTEVEADRPRLEVGIEGVVPKYKT comes from the coding sequence ATGAAAGTATATTCAATCGATGGCATTACGCCGGTAGTTGATCCTACTGCTTACGTCCATCCAACCGCGGTGCTTATCGGAGATGTGATCATCGGCCCCGGCTGTTATGTCGGTCCGGCAGCCTGTCTGCGGGGAGACTTTGGGCGTCTGGAACTCAAAAAAGGCGCTAATCTGCAGGATACCTGCGTGATGCACGGCTTCCCAGGAACCGACACCGTTGTGGAAGAGGATGGCCACATCGGTCATGGCGCGGTACTGCACGGTTGTGTGATTGGCAAAAATGCGCTGGTAGGCATGAACTCGGTGATTATGGATGGTGCCGTGATCGGTGAGTCCGCCATTGTCGCGGCGATGTCGTTTGTTAAAGCCTCGATGGATGTGCCTGCGCGAACTTTGGTGGCGGGTTCCCCGGCGCGGGTGATTAAAGAACTGACGGATAAAGAGATCGACTGGAAATCAGCCGGGACCCGTCAGTATCAGGAGCTGGCTATCCGGAGTATGAATACCATGCAGGAGGTCGAGGCGCTCACCGAAGTTGAAGCCGACCGGCCACGTCTGGAAGTAGGGATAGAAGGAGTGGTGCCTAAATATAAGACCTGA
- the thrH gene encoding bifunctional phosphoserine phosphatase/homoserine phosphotransferase ThrH: MELACLDLEGVLIPEIWIAFAEETGIEELKATTRDIPDYDVLMKQRLRILDEHGLTLPQIQATIDRLSPLEGAREFIDWLRERFQVVILSDTFYEFAAPLMKQLGHPTLLCHKLEVNEGGRITDYTLRQKDPKRQSVRAFQLLNYRVIAAGDSYNDTTMLTQAESGILFHSPQNVIDEFPQFPAVHTFEDLKNEFIKASNRDLSL, translated from the coding sequence GTGGAACTCGCATGTCTTGACCTGGAAGGTGTACTGATCCCTGAAATCTGGATCGCCTTTGCCGAAGAAACCGGAATTGAAGAGCTTAAAGCGACTACCCGTGATATTCCTGATTATGATGTGCTGATGAAACAGCGTCTGCGCATTCTGGATGAGCATGGTCTGACCCTGCCACAGATTCAGGCCACCATTGATCGTCTCTCTCCGCTGGAAGGCGCCCGTGAGTTTATCGACTGGCTGCGTGAGCGGTTCCAGGTGGTGATTCTGTCCGATACCTTCTATGAGTTTGCCGCACCGCTGATGAAGCAACTGGGTCATCCGACACTGTTGTGCCATAAGCTGGAAGTCAACGAAGGGGGTCGTATCACCGATTATACGTTGCGTCAGAAAGACCCTAAGCGTCAGTCAGTGCGTGCTTTCCAGCTGCTGAACTACCGCGTCATCGCCGCGGGTGATTCTTACAACGATACCACCATGCTGACTCAGGCTGAATCCGGTATCCTGTTCCATTCACCGCAGAACGTTATCGATGAGTTCCCGCAGTTCCCGGCGGTACATACGTTTGAAGATCTTAAGAACGAGTTTATTAAAGCGAGCAATCGTGATCTGTCACTTTAA
- a CDS encoding pseudouridine synthase has translation MRLDKFICKSTEYALIEALELIENRLLMVNGSVVLEASHQVHKNSVVALDGKILTPRPSRYFMLNKPVDTICSNVDEKYPSVLNFLDVERVSELHIAGRLDADTTGLVLVTDDGHWSFNLTSPGNRCEKVYRVLLSRPIAPDAAQRFAEGILLQGEARLTHPARLQIIDPYTVLLTLTEGRFHQVKRMFSGIGNRVKSLHRQQIGSLNLDVDEGHWRSLTPAEVDALSVDD, from the coding sequence ATGCGGTTAGATAAATTTATCTGTAAAAGCACCGAGTATGCTTTGATTGAGGCCTTGGAGTTGATTGAAAACAGGCTGCTGATGGTCAATGGCTCTGTTGTGCTTGAGGCGTCCCATCAGGTTCACAAAAACAGTGTCGTGGCCCTTGATGGCAAAATCTTAACGCCCAGACCTTCGCGGTATTTCATGCTGAATAAACCGGTAGATACGATCTGTTCTAATGTCGATGAGAAATACCCGTCGGTACTCAATTTCCTCGATGTCGAGCGGGTGTCTGAACTGCACATAGCCGGGCGCCTGGATGCAGATACGACCGGTCTGGTACTGGTGACCGATGATGGACACTGGTCTTTCAATCTGACATCGCCCGGAAACCGGTGCGAAAAGGTGTATAGAGTTTTGCTGTCCAGGCCTATAGCCCCTGACGCCGCCCAACGTTTTGCAGAGGGTATTCTGCTTCAGGGGGAAGCTCGTCTGACACATCCAGCGAGATTACAGATTATTGATCCCTATACTGTCTTGTTAACCCTGACAGAGGGACGCTTTCATCAGGTGAAACGGATGTTCTCTGGTATTGGCAATCGGGTTAAATCCCTGCACCGTCAGCAGATCGGCAGCCTGAATCTGGATGTTGATGAGGGGCATTGGCGCAGCTTAACTCCGGCCGAAGTGGACGCGCTGTCAGTCGACGATTAG
- the rho gene encoding transcription termination factor Rho, with product MTRKTLSLKLKKKEDAKSVDQEIMEQFDGDPQKRFLNGVAIHPSPCIRLASASQQLSMRAMDLISPIGMGQRGLVVAPPGSGKSTLLKHICQAVGQAYPEIKLYALLIDERPEEVTDFKRSVPAEVHASSSDESYAHHVRVADELLNTARKEAGEGHDVMIVIDSLTRLSRVHNAERKSSGRTMSGGVDARALEIPRKLFGSARKIENGGSLTILATILVDTGSRMDQVIFEEFKGTGNMEVVLSREAANYRVFPALDIAKSSTRREELLLNQNELQKIRVLRRSLTHLKPLEGARKLVELLEQYPTNEALLKAVTSDE from the coding sequence ATGACAAGAAAAACACTGAGCCTGAAACTGAAAAAAAAGGAAGATGCCAAGTCCGTCGATCAGGAGATCATGGAGCAGTTCGATGGCGATCCGCAAAAGCGTTTTTTAAATGGCGTCGCTATCCATCCTTCACCCTGCATACGTCTGGCATCCGCTTCTCAGCAGCTCTCCATGCGAGCGATGGATCTGATATCACCGATCGGCATGGGGCAGCGCGGCCTGGTTGTTGCGCCACCGGGCTCGGGTAAATCGACCCTGTTAAAACATATCTGTCAGGCGGTGGGTCAGGCGTATCCCGAAATAAAGTTGTATGCATTACTCATAGATGAGCGGCCCGAAGAGGTGACGGACTTTAAGCGCAGCGTACCGGCTGAAGTACACGCCTCATCCTCAGATGAAAGCTATGCCCATCACGTCCGTGTAGCCGATGAGCTGCTGAACACCGCTCGAAAGGAAGCAGGGGAAGGTCATGATGTGATGATTGTGATTGACTCGCTCACACGGCTTTCGCGAGTCCATAATGCCGAACGCAAGAGCAGTGGCCGGACCATGTCGGGCGGCGTTGACGCCAGAGCCCTGGAGATACCCCGCAAATTGTTTGGCTCTGCCCGTAAGATCGAGAACGGCGGATCGCTTACGATTCTGGCAACCATACTGGTTGATACTGGTAGCCGGATGGATCAGGTGATATTCGAGGAGTTTAAAGGCACCGGCAATATGGAGGTCGTACTATCACGGGAAGCCGCCAATTACCGGGTCTTTCCCGCGCTGGATATCGCCAAAAGCAGCACCCGCCGTGAGGAGCTGTTGCTGAATCAGAACGAGCTGCAAAAGATCAGGGTGCTGCGCAGAAGTCTTACCCATCTTAAACCGCTAGAGGGCGCCCGGAAGCTGGTTGAGTTACTTGAGCAATACCCGACCAATGAAGCGCTTTTAAAAGCAGTGACGAGTGATGAGTAG
- a CDS encoding nodulation protein NfeD produces the protein MYAQTLKFSLTIALLLAVLAISLPTPAQEETPPGALWMLQLDGAVGPSTADYLVRGIEGAAEARAAAVLIRIDTPGGLDSSMRDMIAGVLASPIPVICYVAPGGARAASAGTFLMYSCHIAAMAPATNLGAATPVSIGTPMTPSPPREPGQDKANSEMGSESGGTQQFEPVIQPGSALERKVINDAVAYIRSLAELRGRNADWAERAVREGASLSAGSALELGVIDLMAADTEELLNALAGREIKIGAQVIRLDLAGAPRVIHDPDWRSEFLAVITNPNVAYMLMIIGLYGLVFEFSNPGFGLPGILGLTCLLVALYAFQVLPISYAGLGLMFLGIGLIATEAMMPSFGVFGIGGLIAFVVGSIMLMDTDIPAYQIALPVILSLSTVTGLLVFGILGLALRAYRRPRHFSRDAVIDQSLIIEQSDDNRALVRYEGELWLVRCADSLVVGDRVRVKAVDGLTLVVDKQEK, from the coding sequence ATGTATGCACAAACACTAAAATTCAGCCTGACGATCGCGCTGCTGCTTGCAGTGCTGGCGATTTCGTTGCCGACGCCCGCTCAGGAGGAGACGCCGCCGGGAGCACTGTGGATGCTGCAGCTGGACGGTGCGGTGGGACCGTCAACGGCGGATTATCTGGTGCGCGGAATTGAGGGGGCGGCCGAAGCCCGGGCGGCTGCGGTGCTGATCCGCATTGATACCCCGGGTGGGCTGGACAGTTCGATGCGCGATATGATCGCCGGCGTACTGGCCTCGCCGATTCCGGTAATCTGTTATGTGGCCCCCGGCGGTGCCCGGGCTGCCAGTGCCGGCACTTTCCTTATGTACAGCTGCCATATTGCCGCTATGGCTCCCGCTACCAATCTGGGGGCCGCCACGCCAGTCTCTATCGGTACCCCTATGACGCCATCGCCGCCCAGAGAGCCCGGGCAGGATAAGGCCAACTCTGAGATGGGATCTGAGTCGGGGGGCACGCAGCAATTTGAACCAGTCATCCAGCCCGGCAGTGCACTGGAGCGCAAGGTGATCAATGATGCGGTGGCCTATATTCGCAGCCTGGCAGAACTGCGTGGGCGCAATGCCGACTGGGCCGAACGGGCGGTACGCGAGGGGGCCAGCCTGAGCGCCGGTAGTGCGCTGGAGCTTGGAGTGATCGACCTGATGGCTGCAGATACCGAGGAGCTGCTTAATGCCCTGGCCGGGCGCGAAATCAAGATTGGCGCCCAGGTGATCCGTCTTGATCTGGCTGGTGCTCCCCGTGTAATACATGATCCGGACTGGCGCAGCGAGTTTCTGGCGGTGATCACCAACCCCAATGTGGCCTATATGCTGATGATAATCGGTCTCTATGGTCTGGTTTTCGAGTTCTCCAACCCCGGCTTCGGATTGCCCGGTATTCTCGGCTTGACCTGCCTGCTGGTGGCGCTCTACGCCTTCCAGGTCCTGCCGATCAGCTATGCGGGGCTGGGACTGATGTTCCTCGGTATCGGACTGATCGCCACCGAGGCGATGATGCCGAGTTTCGGCGTGTTCGGTATAGGCGGGCTAATCGCGTTTGTGGTGGGTTCAATTATGCTGATGGATACCGATATTCCTGCCTACCAGATCGCTCTGCCGGTAATTCTGTCCCTATCCACGGTGACCGGGCTGCTAGTATTCGGAATCCTGGGGCTGGCACTGCGGGCTTACCGGCGTCCGCGTCACTTCAGCAGAGACGCAGTGATCGATCAGAGTCTGATCATAGAACAAAGCGATGACAACCGGGCCCTGGTCCGCTACGAGGGGGAGCTCTGGTTGGTACGCTGCGCCGACTCTCTGGTAGTGGGTGACCGGGTGCGGGTCAAAGCGGTGGACGGACTGACGCTTGTCGTGGACAAGCAGGAGAAGTGA
- a CDS encoding slipin family protein → MALTQYFIMTSAVLILLLLISMFRILREYERGVIFLLGRFYRVKGPGLIIVIPVIQQMVRVDLRTVVMDVPTQDVISRDNVSVKVNAVIYFRVVDPERAIIHVENFLEATSQLSQTTLRSVLGQHELDDMLAARDQLNADIQRILDKQTDAWGIKVANVEIKHVDLDESMIRAIARQAEEERSRRAKVIHAIGELEAAAQLLQAAQTLAKQPQAIQLRYLQTLTEIAGQNTHTIVFPLPVDLINRWTGGGQDGDETPKNKV, encoded by the coding sequence ATGGCGCTTACACAATATTTTATCATGACTTCGGCAGTACTCATTCTGCTGCTGCTGATCAGTATGTTCCGAATCCTGCGAGAGTACGAGCGGGGTGTGATCTTCCTGTTGGGACGCTTCTACCGGGTCAAGGGACCGGGGCTGATCATCGTGATTCCGGTGATTCAGCAGATGGTACGGGTGGACCTGCGCACCGTGGTGATGGATGTCCCAACGCAGGATGTGATCTCGCGGGACAACGTGTCGGTGAAGGTCAATGCGGTGATCTATTTCCGGGTGGTCGATCCGGAGCGGGCGATCATTCATGTAGAAAATTTTCTGGAGGCCACCAGTCAGCTTTCGCAGACCACTCTGCGTTCTGTGCTGGGTCAGCATGAGCTGGATGATATGCTGGCCGCCCGCGACCAGCTCAACGCCGATATTCAGCGAATCCTGGACAAGCAGACTGACGCCTGGGGCATCAAAGTGGCCAATGTTGAGATCAAGCATGTGGACCTGGACGAGAGCATGATCCGCGCTATCGCACGTCAGGCTGAGGAAGAGCGCTCCCGGCGTGCCAAGGTGATTCATGCTATCGGTGAGCTGGAAGCCGCGGCACAATTGCTGCAAGCGGCCCAAACCCTGGCTAAACAGCCTCAGGCTATCCAGCTACGCTACCTGCAGACCCTGACCGAGATTGCCGGCCAGAATACCCACACCATTGTTTTCCCGCTACCGGTGGATCTGATCAACCGCTGGACTGGCGGCGGGCAGGACGGCGATGAAACGCCAAAGAATAAAGTCTGA
- a CDS encoding chaperone modulatory protein CbpM, whose protein sequence is MNDTYLSFTEVCLQTGVAENTVVEIIEQGIVEPIGDSPGEWRFSPAMLIQTKKAVRLHRDLDVNWAGIALAIELLNELEELQEQNRYLQRRLKRFEDF, encoded by the coding sequence ATGAACGATACCTATCTGAGTTTTACTGAAGTCTGCCTGCAAACCGGTGTGGCCGAAAATACGGTGGTAGAAATTATCGAGCAGGGTATTGTCGAGCCGATCGGTGATTCCCCCGGTGAATGGCGGTTTAGCCCGGCAATGCTGATTCAGACAAAAAAAGCTGTGCGTCTGCATCGTGACCTTGATGTGAACTGGGCGGGGATCGCATTGGCAATAGAGCTACTGAATGAGCTGGAAGAGTTGCAGGAACAGAATCGTTACCTTCAGCGTCGTCTGAAACGCTTTGAGGATTTCTAA
- the cbpA gene encoding curved DNA-binding protein gives MEFKDYYKILGVDPEADTKSIKIAYRKLARKYHPDVSSHHDAENQFKEVSEAYEVLKDKTKRAEYDELRQYGGAQHEFRPPPGWQPSGAARGDGRDYHHQDFSDFFSSIFGTESGAGARGFKDRQPFSQRGQDIETDLPVFLEETISKGSKTISYHLPHYDDEGRVREVKKTLNVKIPPGVVDGERIRLKGQGAPGIGNGAYGDLYLRIRLVPHPLFDVEGHNLIITVPVAPWEAALGCKVTMPTLSGEIKLTVPANSQSGQRLRVKGRGLPGKQIQGDLYAVLKVVMPPASNESIKRHWQDLAELAPFDPRAEWSDAS, from the coding sequence ATGGAATTCAAAGACTATTACAAGATTTTGGGTGTTGACCCTGAGGCTGATACGAAGTCGATAAAGATCGCTTACCGAAAACTGGCCAGAAAATATCACCCGGATGTCAGCAGTCATCATGATGCCGAGAACCAGTTCAAAGAGGTCAGCGAAGCCTATGAGGTTCTCAAAGATAAAACCAAGCGGGCGGAATATGACGAATTACGCCAGTATGGGGGGGCTCAGCATGAGTTTCGTCCACCGCCGGGCTGGCAACCATCGGGGGCGGCCAGAGGCGATGGCAGAGATTATCACCATCAGGATTTTTCTGACTTTTTCTCCTCTATCTTTGGCACGGAAAGCGGCGCGGGTGCCCGCGGTTTCAAAGATCGTCAGCCATTTAGCCAGCGGGGCCAGGATATTGAAACCGACCTGCCGGTTTTCCTTGAAGAGACGATATCCAAGGGTTCCAAAACAATCTCCTATCACCTGCCCCACTATGACGATGAGGGACGTGTTCGCGAGGTTAAGAAAACGCTCAATGTTAAGATCCCCCCCGGGGTCGTCGACGGTGAGCGTATCCGGTTGAAGGGACAGGGCGCGCCGGGGATCGGCAACGGTGCCTACGGTGATCTCTATTTACGCATTCGACTGGTCCCCCACCCGTTGTTCGATGTCGAAGGGCATAACCTGATTATTACCGTGCCTGTCGCGCCTTGGGAAGCAGCTCTGGGCTGCAAGGTGACTATGCCGACCCTGTCGGGTGAGATTAAATTGACCGTGCCCGCCAATAGCCAGAGTGGACAGCGCTTGCGTGTTAAAGGCCGGGGCCTGCCAGGCAAACAGATTCAGGGCGATCTCTATGCCGTATTAAAAGTCGTGATGCCGCCCGCCAGCAACGAGTCCATCAAGCGCCATTGGCAAGATCTGGCGGAACTCGCCCCTTTCGATCCCCGAGCCGAATGGAGTGACGCATCATGA
- a CDS encoding DM13 domain-containing protein, giving the protein MKIRSIAFLLVTHGVVAVAGFGAGIYLLPILTAPPAPSAEEIRLVSSQARYTAQFRKDLKDSDRLHWGEGTVSIGASTITLMGKLAPGPDYKLYLSPEFVETEADFNRLKPTMKRVGDVKTFENFVVEIPPDIDPSKYASVIVWCEAFGQFITSARYQ; this is encoded by the coding sequence ATGAAAATACGTTCTATCGCATTCCTTCTTGTTACCCATGGCGTTGTCGCTGTTGCAGGGTTCGGCGCCGGAATATATTTACTTCCCATTCTGACTGCTCCGCCGGCTCCCAGCGCCGAGGAGATAAGGCTCGTGTCTTCGCAGGCCCGCTACACCGCACAGTTCCGAAAAGACCTTAAAGACAGCGATAGGCTGCATTGGGGAGAGGGTACGGTTTCCATTGGTGCCAGCACCATTACTCTTATGGGTAAGCTTGCACCCGGCCCGGATTACAAGCTCTATCTATCGCCAGAATTTGTTGAGACCGAAGCAGACTTCAACCGATTAAAGCCGACTATGAAGCGTGTAGGCGATGTTAAAACGTTTGAGAACTTTGTCGTTGAAATACCGCCAGACATCGATCCTTCGAAATACGCCAGCGTTATTGTTTGGTGTGAGGCTTTCGGTCAGTTTATTACCTCAGCCAGATATCAATAA
- a CDS encoding DEAD/DEAH box helicase, giving the protein MPFSNLGLSAPLLSAITELGYTAPTPIQKQAIPLVLAGKDLIATAQTGTGKTGAFVLPILELFNQDRTLRGKRIRALILTPTRELAIQVAANVASYSKHLNLSSLAVYGGVDSEPQKERLIEGVDILVATPGRLLDLAHQRALHFDELEVLVLDEADRMVDMGFAGDINKIIDRLPQVRQNLLFSATMSDAVRDIADSFADSKVGNPAVEISVSPKTKAAATINQWLITVDKDTKSALLSHLINEQQWDQALIFIEKKHAAAKLVVQLAKRGIVAEAIHGDRSQVMREKILADFKSGKLQYLVATGVAARGLDIGELSRVVNYDLPFKPEDYIHRIGRTGRAGATGEAISFVALGDFKNLCAIESRLDQLIERKEIEGFPVRKEVPLSVLNFVRTSKPPMPKSSSSKKAPPPSRDKATRPSGSRSPARTSSADNDENRPNKHIWG; this is encoded by the coding sequence ATGCCATTTTCAAACCTTGGATTATCTGCCCCCCTTCTATCAGCCATTACAGAGCTGGGTTATACCGCCCCTACCCCTATCCAGAAACAGGCGATTCCCCTCGTTCTTGCGGGTAAGGACCTGATTGCCACCGCGCAAACCGGTACTGGAAAAACGGGGGCCTTTGTTCTGCCGATATTGGAGTTATTTAACCAGGACCGGACATTGCGGGGGAAACGCATACGGGCGCTGATTCTGACCCCGACCCGGGAGTTAGCCATTCAGGTGGCAGCCAATGTCGCTTCGTACAGTAAACATCTTAATCTCAGCTCTCTTGCCGTGTATGGAGGGGTTGATTCCGAACCACAAAAAGAGCGTTTAATCGAAGGCGTCGATATCTTAGTGGCAACACCCGGCAGACTGCTGGATCTGGCGCACCAGCGGGCGCTGCATTTTGATGAACTGGAAGTGCTGGTATTAGATGAAGCCGACCGCATGGTGGATATGGGCTTTGCCGGGGATATCAATAAGATCATTGACCGCCTGCCCCAAGTCCGTCAGAACCTGTTGTTTTCTGCCACTATGTCCGATGCGGTTCGTGATATCGCCGATAGCTTTGCTGATAGTAAAGTGGGTAATCCTGCCGTTGAGATATCGGTGTCACCGAAAACCAAGGCTGCAGCCACAATCAACCAGTGGTTAATCACCGTCGATAAAGACACTAAATCCGCACTGCTGAGTCATCTGATTAATGAGCAGCAGTGGGATCAGGCTCTCATTTTTATCGAGAAAAAACATGCTGCCGCCAAACTGGTCGTCCAGCTGGCTAAACGCGGCATTGTTGCCGAAGCGATTCATGGTGACCGAAGCCAGGTGATGCGTGAAAAGATTCTCGCCGACTTTAAATCGGGCAAACTACAATACTTAGTCGCCACCGGGGTTGCTGCCCGTGGTTTAGATATTGGTGAACTGAGTCGTGTAGTGAATTACGACCTGCCATTCAAGCCGGAAGACTATATCCACCGCATCGGCCGAACCGGACGTGCAGGTGCCACCGGCGAAGCGATATCTTTTGTCGCACTGGGCGATTTTAAAAACCTGTGCGCCATTGAAAGTCGCTTAGACCAGCTAATCGAGCGAAAAGAGATTGAAGGTTTTCCGGTGAGAAAAGAGGTGCCGCTATCTGTGCTGAACTTTGTGCGCACAAGCAAACCACCCATGCCTAAAAGCTCATCATCAAAAAAAGCCCCGCCACCAAGCAGAGACAAAGCCACCCGCCCCTCAGGCAGCCGATCCCCGGCCAGGACATCCTCAGCCGATAATGACGAGAACAGACCCAACAAACATATCTGGGGCTAA
- a CDS encoding GFA family protein, whose product MTDHFGSCLCGTVVFEVKGDFDSFYLCHCQHCQKDTGSAHAANLFSHSAKLVWQSGADAVTSFTLPGTRHNKSFCKLCGSALPNTQIAGLLVVPAGCLDTEISMLPTAHIFSSSKATWDGELGEVPKFEGLPE is encoded by the coding sequence ATGACTGATCATTTCGGTTCATGTCTATGCGGCACCGTGGTTTTTGAGGTAAAAGGTGATTTCGATAGCTTTTACCTGTGCCATTGTCAGCATTGCCAGAAAGATACAGGTTCGGCTCATGCGGCAAATCTATTCTCGCATTCAGCTAAATTGGTCTGGCAGTCGGGTGCAGATGCTGTGACTTCCTTTACGCTCCCAGGCACTCGTCATAACAAAAGCTTTTGTAAGTTGTGTGGTTCGGCATTGCCAAACACTCAGATTGCAGGTTTGCTCGTCGTTCCCGCAGGGTGTCTGGACACTGAAATCTCTATGTTGCCAACTGCACACATATTTTCATCTAGCAAAGCTACGTGGGATGGGGAGCTAGGGGAAGTGCCAAAATTTGAGGGTCTGCCAGAGTGA
- a CDS encoding Rieske 2Fe-2S domain-containing protein — MAHWHDVNVNLAPGEHTVLTLGEFSILLVNTGGDFYAVENICPHDGGELDGGTIDNTTVTCPRHGACFSLKNGAVLKPPAFEDIGSFPVRTHDGRLQVYDEPREP; from the coding sequence ATGGCACACTGGCATGATGTAAACGTTAATCTGGCTCCCGGCGAGCATACAGTGCTGACACTGGGGGAATTCAGTATCCTGCTGGTTAACACCGGGGGGGACTTCTACGCCGTCGAGAATATCTGCCCCCACGATGGCGGTGAACTCGATGGCGGCACCATCGACAACACAACCGTCACCTGCCCGCGGCACGGTGCCTGTTTCAGCCTGAAAAACGGTGCCGTCCTCAAGCCCCCGGCCTTCGAGGATATTGGCAGCTTCCCCGTGCGCACCCACGACGGGCGGCTGCAGGTTTACGACGAGCCTAGAGAGCCGTAG
- the sufT gene encoding putative Fe-S cluster assembly protein SufT → MQHTQPIRLLRDCSALLIPSGEPVTLPKGSEVSIQQALGDTYTVSTGASLARINSENADALGLIPLRSAPPAAEQPGEDVPVAEEEIQRQLRSCYDPEIPVNILDLGLIYSCRTQPHPQGGSQIHIDMTLTAPGCGMGAVLASDVERKLLQIPGVRTVDIRLVFDPPWDASRMSDAAKLQLGLL, encoded by the coding sequence ATGCAGCATACACAACCCATCAGGCTGCTGCGCGATTGCAGCGCCCTGCTGATCCCCTCAGGCGAGCCGGTCACCCTGCCCAAAGGCAGCGAAGTCAGCATTCAGCAAGCCCTGGGCGATACCTACACGGTTAGCACCGGCGCATCGCTGGCCCGCATTAACAGCGAGAATGCCGACGCCCTCGGGTTAATTCCCCTGCGGTCCGCGCCGCCCGCGGCCGAGCAGCCCGGTGAAGACGTTCCGGTAGCTGAAGAGGAGATCCAGCGTCAGCTGCGCAGCTGCTATGACCCGGAGATTCCGGTCAACATACTCGACCTGGGATTGATCTACAGCTGCCGCACCCAACCACACCCGCAAGGCGGCAGCCAGATTCATATCGACATGACCCTGACCGCCCCCGGCTGTGGCATGGGCGCTGTTCTGGCGAGCGATGTAGAAAGAAAACTCCTGCAGATACCCGGCGTACGTACCGTAGACATCCGACTTGTGTTCGATCCCCCCTGGGATGCAAGTCGTATGTCTGACGCCGCCAAGCTGCAACTTGGTCTACTCTGA
- a CDS encoding SUF system NifU family Fe-S cluster assembly protein, which translates to MNQELRELYQEVIIDHGRHPRNFKVLEDYTHSQKGYNPLCGDRLQLFLRIPPGPQPVIEAASFQGEGCAISMASASLLTESLKGKTPEDAKVLFQQFHQLLTGDHNCTGPDLGKLEVLTGVRAFPTRIKCATLAWHTLLGALDQGETKPDNWVSTE; encoded by the coding sequence ATGAATCAAGAACTACGCGAGCTATACCAGGAAGTCATCATTGACCATGGACGCCACCCCCGGAACTTCAAAGTTCTGGAGGACTACACCCACAGTCAGAAGGGCTACAACCCTCTTTGCGGCGACCGCCTGCAGCTGTTCCTGCGCATTCCACCCGGCCCGCAACCCGTCATCGAAGCAGCATCGTTTCAGGGTGAAGGCTGTGCCATCTCGATGGCCTCCGCCTCGCTACTGACAGAAAGCCTGAAAGGCAAGACCCCGGAGGACGCAAAAGTACTGTTTCAGCAGTTTCACCAGTTACTCACCGGCGACCACAATTGCACCGGACCAGACCTGGGGAAACTAGAGGTATTGACCGGGGTCCGCGCATTCCCGACCCGCATCAAGTGCGCCACACTCGCCTGGCACACCCTGCTTGGCGCCCTCGACCAGGGTGAAACCAAACCAGACAACTGGGTCAGTACTGAATAG